The following are encoded in a window of Chlorocebus sabaeus isolate Y175 chromosome 10, mChlSab1.0.hap1, whole genome shotgun sequence genomic DNA:
- the LOC119625303 gene encoding uncharacterized protein, which produces MGSGWSPASDPRLGAWRSPVRPEPAPLRGVARRRGGAEAGGREVKVRMRGQDASWRGRGAGGRGKAAEGAERERRTLATSPPPGHGARGTHAWRCRGGPHVLKNKQKRHPGPVPELPTDWQGAEKRLRRKCHTMGENKGERSETAACARPLLAHSPRPAPQAPPPPPSRATF; this is translated from the coding sequence ATGGGCTCGGGCTGGTCGCCGGCCTCCGACCCTCGACTAGGTGCCTGGCGGAGCCCGGTGCGTCCGGAGCCCGCGCCCCTCAGAGGGGTCGCGCGTCGCCGCGGCGGCGCTGAGGCTGGCGGTCGGGAGGTGAAAGTCCGGATGCGGGGTCAGGACGCCTCCTGGAGGGGGCGCGGCGCAGGGGGCCGCGGGAAAGCCGCCGAGGGCGCGGAGCGGGAAAGGAGGACACTGGCCACCTCGCCTCCGCCTGGGCACGGGGCAAGGGGGACCCACGCGTGGCGGTGCCGGGGAGGTCCTCACGTACtcaaaaacaagcagaaaaggCATCCAGGGCCGGTTCCCGAACTCCCCACAGACTGGCAGGGTGCAGAAAAGCGCCTGAGGAGGAAGTGCCACACAATGGGCGAGAACAAAGGGGAGCGGAGCGAGACCGCGGCCTGCGCCCGCCCCCTACTTGCGCACagtccccgccccgccccgcaggcgccgccgccgccgccctccCGCGCCACCTTCTGA